A genomic stretch from Bordetella sp. N includes:
- a CDS encoding MurR/RpiR family transcriptional regulator produces MSDSLDDRIAEHSRRMTPAEKRVADFMQANREEVMVSSAATIATQANTSDATVIRTTQALGYSGLDELRQTLAAEMRGARSLPDRLSKTVKELGAQPDAAFQRSVEVHLDALASLGKHVSGADFKQAVELLAVSSRVVLFGLGPSGAIAQYFGIQLNRFGYQTLNVGHTGLLFADDLHALRAGDVVVMLAYDRLYKELDLLLAEAARLQLNSILITDSLKGKLQRRVTLALSVPRGKARLLSMHTATMGLLEALLVGVATQASARIGTSLDRLNALREKLVS; encoded by the coding sequence ATGAGCGATTCTCTCGACGATCGGATAGCTGAGCACAGCCGCCGCATGACACCCGCGGAGAAGCGGGTGGCCGACTTCATGCAGGCCAACCGTGAAGAGGTCATGGTCAGCTCGGCGGCGACCATCGCCACCCAGGCCAACACGAGCGATGCCACCGTCATCCGAACCACCCAGGCCCTGGGCTACAGCGGCCTGGACGAGTTGCGGCAGACCCTGGCCGCCGAGATGCGCGGCGCGCGCTCCCTGCCGGACCGGCTATCCAAGACCGTGAAGGAGTTGGGCGCGCAGCCTGACGCGGCCTTCCAGCGCTCCGTGGAAGTCCACCTGGATGCGCTGGCCAGCCTGGGCAAGCACGTCAGCGGGGCGGACTTCAAGCAGGCGGTGGAGTTGCTGGCCGTATCCTCCCGCGTGGTCCTGTTCGGCCTGGGGCCTTCCGGCGCCATTGCCCAATACTTCGGCATACAGCTGAACCGCTTCGGCTACCAGACGCTGAATGTCGGGCATACGGGACTGCTGTTCGCCGATGACCTGCATGCGCTGCGCGCCGGCGACGTCGTCGTCATGCTGGCTTATGACCGTCTGTACAAGGAGCTCGACCTGTTGCTCGCGGAAGCGGCGCGCCTGCAGCTCAACAGCATCCTCATCACGGACAGCCTGAAGGGCAAGCTGCAGCGCCGCGTCACCCTGGCGCTGTCCGTGCCCAGGGGCAAGGCTCGCCTGCTCAGCATGCACACGGCGACCATGGGGCTGCTGGAAGCGCTGCTGGTCGGTGTCGCCACCCAGGCTTCCGCCCGCATCGGCACCAGCCTGGATCGGCTCAATGCCTTGCGGGAAAAACTGGTCAGTTGA
- a CDS encoding COG4280 domain-containing protein: protein MTFISLNVSGPAIVSAFLASSVEIVEAFTIILVVGTLRGWRAAAAGTAAALAVLGVLVITLGPLLETIPIHALQLVIGILLLLFGMGWLRKAILRAGGVIPLHDEEAIYAAQSSALLADATRDKRKRDWVAGLTVFKAVLLEGLEVVFIVLAVGAGRGLLWPAALGALAACVVVLLVGLALRKPLSTVPENALKFVVGVMLSAFGVFWTGEGIGVHWPGHDLAIPVLALLFLLAAGAAVRYVRDITAARPA from the coding sequence ATGACGTTCATTTCGCTGAACGTGTCGGGCCCGGCCATCGTTTCCGCGTTCCTTGCATCGTCGGTCGAGATCGTCGAGGCGTTCACGATCATCCTCGTGGTCGGAACCTTGCGCGGCTGGCGAGCGGCCGCGGCAGGCACCGCGGCCGCGCTGGCGGTGCTTGGCGTCTTGGTGATCACCTTGGGTCCTTTGCTGGAAACCATACCCATCCACGCTCTGCAACTGGTCATCGGAATCCTGCTGCTGTTGTTCGGCATGGGCTGGCTGCGCAAGGCAATACTGCGCGCGGGCGGCGTGATTCCCCTGCACGACGAGGAAGCCATCTACGCGGCGCAATCCTCGGCGCTGCTTGCCGACGCGACGCGCGATAAACGCAAGCGCGATTGGGTGGCGGGGCTGACCGTCTTCAAGGCCGTGCTGCTGGAAGGGCTGGAAGTGGTCTTCATCGTGCTGGCGGTAGGCGCGGGGCGGGGTCTGCTGTGGCCCGCGGCGCTGGGCGCGCTGGCCGCGTGCGTGGTGGTGTTGCTGGTGGGGCTGGCGTTGCGCAAGCCCTTGTCCACGGTGCCCGAGAATGCCTTGAAGTTCGTGGTCGGCGTGATGTTGTCCGCGTTCGGCGTGTTCTGGACGGGCGAAGGGATAGGCGTCCACTGGCCTGGTCATGACCTTGCCATTCCCGTCCTGGCCCTGCTGTTCCTGCTTGCGGCCGGCGCCGCCGTCCGCTACGTCCGCGATATCACCGCAGCGAGGCCGGCATGA
- a CDS encoding LysR family transcriptional regulator — protein MDQLLAMRAYTRVVEAGSFTRAAESLDMPNATMSKLVQDLEAHLGTRLLQRTTRRVTVTPEGQDYYAKATRVLRDIEDIDTSFNIARGKPRGHLRIDVGGSTARDVLIPLLPDFLARYPDIRIDLGVSDRAVDLISDNVDCVVRGGPLDNSSLVARHIGDATMVTCATPAYLKQFGVPAYPDELKNGHRLVSYVSTQNGRAMPFRFERDGARTEIKVEHRIGINESNAHTAAAVAGIGIIQTFTYAVADALKEGALLEILKQWRPPSYPFHVVYPRNRYVTHRLRVFIDWLVACFPEKLSEADRTLRAAPRQSRRQATPR, from the coding sequence ATGGATCAGTTATTGGCCATGCGCGCCTACACCCGCGTGGTGGAAGCCGGCAGCTTCACCCGGGCAGCCGAATCCCTGGACATGCCCAACGCCACCATGAGCAAGCTGGTGCAGGACCTGGAAGCCCATCTGGGAACACGGCTGTTGCAGCGGACCACCCGCCGGGTCACGGTGACGCCGGAAGGTCAGGATTACTACGCCAAGGCCACGCGCGTCCTGCGCGACATCGAGGACATCGACACGTCCTTCAACATCGCGCGCGGCAAGCCGCGCGGGCACCTGCGCATCGACGTAGGCGGCTCGACCGCGCGTGATGTGTTGATCCCGCTGCTGCCGGATTTTCTCGCGCGCTATCCGGATATCCGCATCGATCTGGGGGTATCGGACCGCGCGGTGGACCTGATCAGCGACAACGTCGACTGCGTGGTCCGCGGCGGCCCCCTGGATAACTCATCCCTGGTGGCGCGCCATATCGGCGACGCCACGATGGTCACCTGCGCCACGCCGGCTTATCTGAAGCAGTTCGGCGTGCCGGCCTATCCGGATGAATTGAAGAACGGCCATCGCCTGGTCAGCTATGTCTCGACGCAAAATGGCCGGGCCATGCCTTTCCGTTTCGAGCGCGACGGCGCAAGGACGGAGATCAAGGTCGAGCATCGCATCGGTATCAACGAGAGCAATGCGCACACGGCCGCCGCGGTGGCCGGCATCGGCATCATCCAGACCTTCACCTACGCCGTCGCGGACGCGCTAAAGGAAGGCGCCTTGCTGGAAATCCTCAAGCAATGGCGCCCGCCGTCCTACCCTTTCCATGTGGTCTACCCGCGCAATCGCTATGTGACGCATCGCTTGCGCGTGTTCATCGACTGGCTGGTGGCGTGCTTTCCCGAGAAGCTGTCCGAGGCTGACCGTACGCTGCGCGCCGCACCGCGCCAATCACGACGGCAAGCGACCCCGCGGTAA
- a CDS encoding SDR family NAD(P)-dependent oxidoreductase, with amino-acid sequence MSKQLNGKIALVTGGSSGIGLAAAQELAAQGATVFITGRRQAELDAAVATIGAGATGIRADASVLSELDTVYARIAKSAGKLDILFANAGGGDMMPLGAITEEHFDRIFGTNVRGVLFTVQKALPLLVDGASIILTSSTTSIQGTANFSVYSASKAAVRNFARSWALDLKDRHIRVNAVSPGPVRTPGLGGLVPDEARQGLYDFLASQVPLGRLGEPEEIGKAVAFLASDAASFVNGTEFFVDGGMAQV; translated from the coding sequence ATGAGCAAGCAACTGAACGGCAAGATCGCCCTCGTCACCGGCGGCAGCAGCGGCATCGGCCTGGCGGCCGCCCAGGAACTGGCCGCGCAAGGCGCGACCGTGTTCATCACCGGCCGGCGCCAGGCTGAACTGGACGCGGCGGTGGCCACCATCGGCGCCGGCGCCACGGGTATCCGTGCCGACGCGTCGGTGTTGTCCGAGCTGGACACGGTGTACGCCCGGATCGCCAAGTCGGCCGGCAAGCTGGATATTCTGTTCGCCAACGCGGGCGGCGGCGACATGATGCCCCTGGGCGCCATCACCGAGGAGCACTTCGACCGCATCTTCGGGACCAATGTGCGGGGCGTGCTGTTCACGGTGCAGAAGGCGCTGCCCTTGCTGGTCGATGGCGCTTCCATCATCCTGACGTCGTCGACCACGTCGATCCAGGGAACGGCCAATTTCAGCGTCTATAGCGCCAGCAAGGCAGCCGTTCGCAATTTCGCCCGGTCCTGGGCGCTGGATTTGAAGGATCGCCACATTCGCGTCAACGCCGTGAGCCCCGGCCCGGTCCGCACGCCTGGCCTGGGTGGCCTGGTGCCTGATGAAGCGCGCCAGGGGCTGTACGACTTCCTGGCATCGCAGGTGCCCCTGGGCCGCCTGGGCGAGCCCGAAGAAATCGGCAAGGCCGTGGCTTTTCTGGCGTCGGACGCCGCCAGCTTCGTCAACGGCACCGAGTTCTTCGTCGACGGCGGCATGGCACAGGTGTGA
- the argF gene encoding ornithine carbamoyltransferase, translating to MTTASTQNGPLRHFLQVRDFSASELNYVFDRARLIKDKFKRYEPHMTLHDRTLAMVFEKASTRTRVSFEAGMYQLGGSVINLTSNDSQLGRSEPIEDTARVISRMVDIVMIRTFEQTRIERFASHSRVPVINGLTNEYHPCQILADIFTYIEHRGPIAGKTVAWVGDANNMAYAWLQAAELLGFTLHVSTPSGYELEPARIGTPPASVLRQFKDPMEACNGAHLVTTDVWTSMGYEAENEQRRADFADWCVDTEMMQAAAADAIFMHCLPAHRGEEVTGEVIDGPQSVVWDEAENRLHVQKALMEFLLLGRLD from the coding sequence ATGACGACAGCCAGCACCCAAAACGGCCCTCTGCGGCATTTCCTTCAAGTGCGTGACTTTTCGGCCTCCGAGCTCAACTATGTCTTCGATCGCGCTCGCCTGATCAAGGACAAGTTCAAGCGCTACGAACCGCACATGACCTTGCACGATCGCACTCTGGCGATGGTGTTCGAAAAAGCCAGCACGCGCACCCGCGTCTCCTTCGAAGCCGGCATGTACCAGTTGGGCGGCTCGGTCATCAACCTGACCTCCAACGATTCGCAACTGGGCCGTTCCGAGCCCATCGAGGACACCGCGCGCGTGATCTCGCGCATGGTCGACATCGTGATGATCCGTACGTTCGAGCAGACCCGCATCGAACGCTTCGCGTCGCATTCCCGCGTGCCGGTCATCAACGGCCTGACCAACGAATATCACCCCTGCCAGATCCTGGCGGACATCTTCACGTACATCGAGCACCGCGGGCCCATCGCCGGCAAGACGGTGGCCTGGGTGGGCGACGCCAACAACATGGCCTATGCCTGGCTGCAGGCGGCCGAGCTGCTGGGTTTCACCCTGCATGTGTCGACGCCGTCCGGCTATGAGCTGGAACCGGCCCGCATCGGCACGCCGCCGGCATCGGTGCTGCGTCAGTTCAAGGATCCGATGGAAGCCTGCAACGGCGCGCATCTGGTCACCACCGATGTGTGGACCAGCATGGGCTACGAGGCCGAGAACGAACAGCGCCGGGCGGATTTCGCCGACTGGTGCGTCGACACCGAAATGATGCAGGCCGCCGCTGCCGATGCGATTTTCATGCATTGCCTGCCGGCGCATCGCGGTGAGGAAGTCACCGGTGAGGTGATCGACGGCCCGCAAAGCGTTGTGTGGGACGAGGCGGAGAATCGCCTGCACGTGCAGAAGGCGTTGATGGAGTTCCTGCTGCTCGGACGCCTGGATTGA
- a CDS encoding DUF3579 domain-containing protein: MRQLFILGVTEDGHRFRPSDWAERLAGVMAQFRPPGMAPSHITYSPYVLPVIVDGNRSVVVDERLRELEPLAWKFVVDFARDNNLQTKEHDTDNPASAAPV, encoded by the coding sequence GTGCGACAACTTTTTATCCTCGGTGTCACTGAAGACGGTCATCGCTTCCGGCCCAGCGACTGGGCGGAGCGCCTGGCCGGCGTCATGGCGCAATTCCGGCCGCCCGGCATGGCGCCCAGCCACATCACGTACTCGCCTTATGTGTTGCCTGTCATCGTCGATGGCAACCGCAGCGTCGTCGTCGACGAACGCCTGCGCGAACTTGAGCCGCTGGCCTGGAAATTCGTGGTCGATTTCGCCCGCGACAACAATCTGCAGACGAAAGAGCACGACACCGATAACCCGGCGTCCGCGGCGCCTGTCTGA
- a CDS encoding 2-hydroxyacid dehydrogenase, with product MTAKPRILQVGSYAGSPTANDRLARAYDIVELWKFPDRKAALAEHGKGINALVTSANYGCSAELIDALPDLKAICSWGVGYETLDIKAAHARGIQVSNTPDVLTDCVADLAWGLMLAGARRIAHGDRFVRANQWGQVHGGIPLGTRVSGKKLGIVGLGRIGEAIAKRGLGFDMDVRYHSRREREGVPYKYEASLVELAKWADFLVVATVGGPATFHLINKEVLEALGPTGTIINIARGPVIDEAALVEALESGKLGNAALDVFEQEPKVPDALKANEKAVLLPHIGSATVETRKAMEDLMVENLESFLKTGKVITPVEG from the coding sequence ATGACTGCCAAGCCTCGCATCCTTCAGGTCGGCTCGTATGCCGGCTCGCCCACCGCCAACGACCGTCTGGCGCGCGCATACGACATCGTCGAACTCTGGAAATTTCCGGATCGCAAGGCGGCCCTGGCCGAGCACGGCAAGGGCATCAACGCCCTGGTGACTTCCGCCAACTACGGCTGCTCGGCCGAGCTGATCGACGCCCTGCCCGACCTCAAGGCCATCTGCAGCTGGGGCGTGGGCTATGAAACCCTGGACATCAAGGCCGCGCACGCGCGCGGCATCCAGGTGAGCAATACGCCTGACGTGCTGACCGACTGCGTGGCCGACCTGGCATGGGGCCTGATGCTGGCCGGCGCCCGCCGTATCGCCCATGGCGACCGCTTCGTGCGCGCCAACCAATGGGGCCAGGTGCATGGCGGCATTCCGCTGGGCACCCGCGTCAGCGGCAAAAAGCTGGGCATCGTCGGCCTGGGCCGCATCGGTGAAGCGATTGCCAAGCGCGGCCTGGGTTTCGACATGGACGTGCGCTACCACAGCCGCCGCGAGCGCGAGGGCGTGCCCTACAAGTACGAAGCGTCGCTGGTCGAGCTGGCCAAGTGGGCGGACTTCCTGGTGGTTGCCACCGTGGGCGGCCCGGCCACCTTCCACCTGATCAACAAGGAAGTGCTGGAAGCGCTGGGCCCGACGGGCACCATCATCAACATCGCGCGCGGCCCCGTCATCGACGAAGCCGCCCTGGTCGAAGCCCTGGAGTCGGGCAAGCTGGGCAATGCCGCGCTGGACGTGTTCGAGCAGGAGCCCAAGGTGCCGGACGCGCTCAAGGCCAATGAGAAGGCAGTGCTGCTGCCGCACATTGGCAGCGCCACGGTGGAAACCCGCAAGGCGATGGAAGACCTGATGGTGGAAAACCTGGAGTCTTTCCTGAAGACCGGCAAGGTGATCACGCCCGTCGAGGGCTGA
- a CDS encoding tripartite tricarboxylate transporter substrate binding protein: MKPIIRKLAAVTAGLLLASAGTAQAASYPDKAVTVIVPFVPGGSSDITARAVTPGLSQQLKQTFLVENKPGANGAIGAQALARAAADGYTMMVGSIGTFAINQALYQNLSYNPSKDFTYLTQAVRNPNVLVAAPKFPANNVNELVAYAKANPGAVSYASSGTGSSDHLSAVLFRQKTSTTGVDVPYRGGAAAISDLMGNQVNVSFQNLGAVLTHIKAGKLKALATTGDARIPELPDVPTMAQAGLQDMVVYSWQGFAVPAGTPKPVVDQLSEALRKTLRDQRVQETLAGLGFEVVANSPADFTAFQQGEVKRWQEVIAKSGIKME, from the coding sequence ATGAAACCCATCATCCGCAAGCTTGCAGCAGTCACCGCGGGACTGCTGCTGGCAAGCGCCGGCACAGCCCAGGCCGCATCCTACCCCGACAAAGCCGTCACCGTCATCGTTCCTTTCGTGCCAGGCGGCTCTTCGGACATTACCGCGCGGGCCGTCACGCCCGGCCTGTCGCAACAGCTCAAGCAGACCTTCCTGGTGGAAAACAAGCCAGGGGCCAACGGCGCCATCGGCGCCCAGGCGCTGGCCCGCGCAGCCGCTGACGGTTACACCATGATGGTCGGTTCGATCGGCACCTTCGCCATCAATCAGGCGCTGTACCAGAACTTGTCGTACAACCCCAGCAAGGACTTCACGTATCTGACCCAGGCCGTGCGCAACCCCAATGTGCTGGTTGCCGCTCCGAAATTCCCAGCCAACAACGTCAACGAGCTGGTGGCCTACGCCAAGGCCAATCCAGGCGCGGTGTCATATGCGTCGTCGGGCACCGGTTCGTCCGATCACCTGTCGGCCGTGCTGTTCCGCCAGAAGACCAGCACCACCGGGGTGGACGTGCCCTACCGGGGCGGCGCCGCCGCCATCAGCGACCTGATGGGCAACCAGGTCAACGTGTCCTTCCAGAACCTGGGCGCGGTGCTGACCCACATCAAGGCGGGCAAGCTCAAGGCCCTGGCCACCACGGGCGATGCGCGCATCCCTGAACTGCCCGACGTGCCGACCATGGCGCAGGCCGGCTTGCAGGACATGGTCGTCTACTCATGGCAAGGCTTCGCCGTGCCGGCCGGCACCCCCAAACCCGTCGTTGACCAGCTTTCCGAAGCCCTGCGCAAGACCCTGCGCGACCAGCGAGTCCAGGAAACGCTGGCCGGCCTGGGTTTCGAAGTGGTCGCCAACAGCCCCGCCGACTTCACCGCTTTCCAGCAGGGTGAGGTCAAGCGCTGGCAGGAAGTGATCGCCAAGAGCGGCATCAAGATGGAGTAG
- a CDS encoding FadR/GntR family transcriptional regulator, with amino-acid sequence MSSANAPAQETRLPVLDRGQRVRLGDQLYGQIFDQIASGRLNVGDKLPSEHEICEQFGVSRPVVREALLRLRADGLVSAYQGLGTFVSHQPAPRLKTLGDVQNVGAYLRAQEVRVALEGDAARLAALRRTDEQLKKIADAAAAFAEGLANGSAAGPGRVSAEADLAFHASIAEASGNDFYLAVLETIHESIQGFMRLSLNLTRTGSRQRAERVVDEHAAILGAIREQDGERARVAMQFHLGQARHRLVDREKD; translated from the coding sequence GTGTCGTCCGCTAATGCCCCCGCTCAGGAAACGCGTCTGCCGGTCCTGGACCGCGGCCAGCGGGTGCGGCTGGGTGACCAGCTCTATGGGCAGATCTTCGACCAGATCGCCTCGGGCCGCTTGAATGTCGGCGACAAGCTGCCTTCCGAACATGAAATCTGCGAGCAGTTCGGTGTGTCGCGGCCCGTGGTCCGGGAGGCCTTGCTGCGCCTGCGCGCCGATGGCCTGGTCAGCGCCTACCAGGGCTTGGGCACCTTCGTCAGCCACCAGCCCGCGCCGCGTCTGAAGACCCTTGGGGATGTGCAGAACGTCGGCGCCTACCTGCGCGCGCAGGAGGTGCGCGTGGCCCTGGAGGGCGATGCCGCGCGCCTGGCCGCCTTGCGCCGCACGGATGAACAGTTGAAGAAGATCGCCGATGCCGCCGCGGCATTTGCCGAGGGCCTGGCGAATGGCTCGGCCGCGGGCCCCGGCAGGGTATCGGCCGAGGCCGACCTGGCTTTCCACGCCAGCATCGCCGAGGCCAGTGGCAATGATTTCTACCTGGCCGTGCTTGAAACCATCCACGAGTCCATCCAGGGCTTCATGCGCCTGTCCTTGAACCTGACCCGCACCGGCTCGCGCCAGCGCGCCGAGCGCGTGGTGGACGAGCATGCCGCCATCCTGGGCGCGATCCGCGAACAGGACGGCGAGCGCGCGCGCGTAGCGATGCAATTCCATCTGGGCCAGGCGCGGCACCGTTTGGTGGATAGGGAAAAAGATTAG
- a CDS encoding Ldh family oxidoreductase, with protein sequence MRGGVKESDIFKAPLDKVREQILQVLQAWGMPADLARTTAELMSETDALGVDSHGISMLPSYEDKVRAGTLNIAARASVVRDSPASALLDAQGGLGYPAAAQAMNLAVDKALAQGVGAVAVRNSHHFGAAGVYARIAVRRGVVGLVTSSANGVIMVPTGAARPMLGTNPLSFAAPAGKHEPFVLDMATTTVAANKVKVYDFHGKDLPPGWAVDGAGQPVTDSAEAMAYIFDRPEGGLTPVGGTPAMSSHKGYGLAMMAQILGSTLTGSEFALTYAQRRQAGQPDNIGHFFLALNPAAFRAAGEFETDLDQMIDAVHDMPRADPAVPVLVAGEPEAAQRARREVEGVPIPPALDQRLRAICERAGAPYLLRN encoded by the coding sequence ATGCGGGGAGGGGTCAAGGAGAGCGACATCTTCAAAGCCCCCTTGGACAAAGTGCGCGAACAGATCCTGCAGGTGCTGCAGGCCTGGGGCATGCCCGCCGACCTGGCGCGCACCACCGCCGAGCTGATGAGCGAAACCGACGCCTTGGGCGTCGACTCGCATGGCATCTCCATGCTGCCCAGCTACGAAGACAAAGTACGCGCCGGCACCCTGAACATCGCCGCGCGCGCGAGCGTGGTCCGTGACAGCCCCGCCAGCGCCTTGCTCGATGCCCAGGGCGGCCTGGGCTATCCCGCCGCCGCGCAGGCCATGAACCTGGCCGTGGACAAGGCCCTGGCGCAAGGCGTCGGCGCCGTGGCCGTGCGCAACTCCCATCACTTCGGCGCGGCCGGCGTGTACGCGCGCATCGCCGTGCGGCGGGGTGTCGTGGGCCTGGTGACCAGCAGCGCGAATGGCGTGATCATGGTGCCGACCGGCGCGGCGCGGCCGATGCTGGGCACCAACCCCTTGTCCTTCGCGGCGCCGGCCGGCAAGCATGAGCCCTTCGTGCTGGACATGGCCACCACCACCGTCGCGGCCAACAAGGTCAAGGTCTACGACTTTCATGGCAAGGACCTGCCGCCGGGCTGGGCCGTCGATGGCGCGGGGCAGCCGGTGACCGACTCGGCCGAGGCCATGGCCTATATCTTCGATCGTCCGGAGGGTGGGCTGACGCCGGTGGGCGGTACGCCCGCGATGAGCAGCCACAAGGGCTATGGGTTGGCGATGATGGCGCAGATCCTTGGATCGACGCTGACCGGCAGCGAATTTGCCTTGACCTATGCGCAGCGGCGCCAGGCGGGGCAGCCTGACAATATCGGCCATTTCTTCCTGGCCTTGAACCCGGCCGCCTTCCGTGCCGCCGGCGAGTTCGAAACCGATCTCGACCAGATGATCGACGCCGTACACGACATGCCGCGCGCCGATCCCGCCGTGCCCGTACTGGTGGCCGGCGAGCCGGAAGCCGCGCAGCGCGCCCGCCGCGAAGTGGAGGGCGTACCGATTCCGCCAGCCCTCGATCAACGGCTACGCGCCATCTGCGAGCGCGCCGGCGCCCCGTATCTTCTGCGCAACTGA
- the garL gene encoding 2-dehydro-3-deoxyglucarate aldolase, whose protein sequence is MTSPLPNRFRQRILARERVIGFWMCMSSHITAELAGLAGYDWLLLDGEHSPNEIPMFLQQLQAVQGSAAAPVGRPTQNDPVEIKRFLDIGFYNFLIPFIESADEARLAVAATRYPPEGIRGVAGMHRSNLYGTVPNYLKTINDNICVLLQIESQKGVDAIDEIAAVPGVDGIFIGPSDLAAALGHLGNPNHPDVQKTIRHLYERATAHGKAVGILAPIVEDAKRYIDMGMHFIAVGTDLGVFKQATFALRETFR, encoded by the coding sequence ATGACTTCACCTTTACCCAATCGTTTCCGCCAGCGCATCCTTGCGCGTGAGCGGGTCATCGGATTCTGGATGTGCATGTCCAGCCACATCACGGCCGAACTGGCCGGCCTGGCCGGTTATGACTGGCTGCTGCTGGACGGCGAGCACTCGCCCAATGAAATCCCGATGTTCCTGCAGCAGCTCCAGGCCGTGCAGGGCAGCGCTGCCGCGCCCGTCGGACGGCCGACGCAGAACGATCCAGTCGAAATCAAGCGATTCCTGGATATCGGCTTCTACAACTTCCTGATTCCCTTCATCGAATCCGCCGACGAGGCGCGCCTGGCCGTGGCCGCGACGCGTTATCCGCCCGAAGGCATACGCGGCGTGGCAGGCATGCATCGCAGCAACCTGTACGGCACGGTGCCGAACTACCTGAAGACGATCAACGACAACATCTGCGTGCTATTGCAGATCGAAAGCCAGAAGGGCGTTGACGCGATCGACGAGATCGCCGCGGTGCCTGGCGTGGATGGCATCTTCATCGGCCCGTCCGACCTGGCGGCCGCCTTGGGACATCTGGGCAATCCCAATCATCCTGACGTGCAGAAGACGATCCGGCATCTGTACGAGCGCGCGACCGCCCACGGCAAAGCCGTCGGTATCCTGGCGCCCATCGTGGAGGACGCCAAGCGCTATATCGACATGGGTATGCACTTCATCGCCGTCGGCACCGACCTGGGCGTGTTCAAGCAGGCTACGTTCGCCTTGCGCGAAACGTTCCGGTAA
- the rpsT gene encoding 30S ribosomal protein S20 has translation MANTAQARKRARQSVERNKHNSSLRSMLRTAIKRVRQAIEAGDKAAAATVLQKSTSVIDRVADKNIIHKNKAARHKSRLAAAVKALA, from the coding sequence ATGGCCAACACTGCCCAAGCCCGCAAGCGTGCCCGTCAATCCGTCGAGCGCAACAAGCACAACTCGAGCCTGCGCTCGATGCTGCGTACCGCCATCAAGCGCGTGCGCCAAGCCATTGAAGCGGGCGACAAGGCTGCCGCCGCTACTGTGCTGCAAAAGTCGACCAGCGTGATCGATCGCGTTGCTGACAAGAACATCATCCACAAGAACAAGGCCGCTCGCCACAAGAGCCGCCTGGCTGCCGCCGTCAAGGCCCTGGCCTGA